From the genome of Nakamurella flavida, one region includes:
- the purN gene encoding phosphoribosylglycinamide formyltransferase, translating into MPPTTDPAGVASPAGGPPRKVVVLASGSGTLLQALLDDPAPKPYEIVAVGTDLDDCVALDRARAAGIATFSCRVRDHADRAAWNDALATAIEAHGADLVVLAGFMKLVGPGFLRRFEHRVINAHPSLLPAFPGMRAPADALAHGVRVTGCTVFLVDAGVDAGPIVDQRAVPVAPDDDVTTLHERIKVAERDLLVDVVTALTRAPYSVTGRKVILR; encoded by the coding sequence GTGCCCCCCACGACCGACCCGGCCGGAGTCGCATCCCCCGCCGGTGGTCCGCCCCGCAAGGTGGTCGTGCTGGCCTCCGGTTCGGGCACCCTGCTGCAGGCCCTGCTCGACGATCCCGCCCCCAAGCCGTACGAGATCGTCGCCGTCGGGACCGATCTGGACGACTGCGTGGCCCTGGACCGGGCGCGGGCGGCCGGGATCGCGACCTTCTCGTGCCGGGTGCGTGACCATGCCGACCGGGCGGCGTGGAACGACGCGCTGGCCACCGCGATCGAGGCGCACGGCGCTGATCTGGTGGTGCTGGCGGGGTTCATGAAACTGGTCGGCCCGGGCTTCCTGCGGCGCTTCGAGCACCGGGTGATCAACGCGCACCCCTCCCTGCTGCCCGCCTTCCCGGGCATGCGCGCCCCGGCCGATGCCCTCGCCCACGGGGTGCGGGTGACCGGATGCACCGTCTTCCTGGTCGACGCCGGGGTGGACGCGGGCCCGATCGTGGACCAGCGCGCGGTCCCGGTCGCGCCGGACGACGACGTGACGACCCTGCACGAACGGATCAAGGTCGCCGAACGGGACCTGTTGGTGGACGTGGTGACCGCGTTGACCCGGGCCCCCTACTCGGTGACCGGACGAAAGGTGATTCTGCGATGA
- a CDS encoding cell division protein PerM — translation MIAELTLGRLAPDDDRAAPRTWVVALAAAVRALSVGLSVVLLACGLTLILWASAPDSTADAANAVQAGVVAFAAAHLVPVTLGGVTVSISPLLVSGAVLGLLSAVTRRARLRPVGRTQEVVAVLSTAAVYGLFVSVVARSFAPAGSVPPTAVLTAGAMALVAAAWGTAAPGSALRGWWAGTPLWLRLGARAGTAAALALLAAGALAVVAGLILSFSSVAALTGLVAPGVGAGLGLTVLQLLLVPNAAVAGTGYVTGVGFQIGQGDYTPFGSTVVDLPAVPLFAAAPEGVAASVAGLVWLVVPVAVAVLVGWWVAQRTRLVADRFLAVGTAAVVAGVALCVLALVARGGVQGGPIAATGAPAALLGGVVVAGVAVVGGLTVLAQFATALRAPRPAAPVTSTPRRRAAAAPATAAGAASSGDGGDGRPTDGNTPTAVAGEDASSDQAASVADEDTAEPESPESPESTEGTDRTDGTGPAADGTATEAAQDASDSPARSGDREAGDTDEPDADPAVAEAEAEDTDPARAADADADPADADAVDVAPSPGDQADGAPRDGRSHS, via the coding sequence GTGATCGCGGAACTGACTCTCGGCCGGTTGGCCCCCGACGACGACCGCGCTGCACCCCGCACCTGGGTGGTCGCCCTGGCCGCCGCCGTGCGGGCGCTGTCGGTCGGCCTGTCCGTGGTCCTGCTCGCCTGTGGCCTCACCCTGATCCTGTGGGCGTCCGCGCCCGACTCGACCGCGGACGCGGCCAACGCCGTCCAGGCCGGGGTGGTGGCCTTCGCGGCCGCCCACCTGGTGCCGGTCACCCTCGGCGGGGTCACCGTGTCGATCAGTCCGCTGCTGGTCTCCGGGGCCGTGCTGGGTCTGCTGTCCGCCGTCACCCGGCGGGCCCGGCTGCGCCCGGTGGGCCGCACCCAGGAGGTCGTCGCGGTGCTGAGCACCGCCGCGGTCTACGGGCTCTTCGTCAGCGTGGTGGCCCGTTCGTTCGCCCCTGCGGGCAGCGTCCCGCCCACCGCCGTGCTCACCGCCGGTGCGATGGCGCTGGTCGCCGCCGCCTGGGGCACGGCCGCCCCGGGCAGCGCCCTGCGTGGGTGGTGGGCCGGAACGCCGCTGTGGCTCCGGCTCGGTGCGCGGGCCGGCACCGCCGCCGCGCTGGCCCTGCTCGCCGCGGGCGCCCTGGCCGTCGTGGCCGGGTTGATCCTGTCGTTCTCCTCGGTCGCCGCCCTGACCGGTCTGGTCGCCCCCGGCGTCGGCGCCGGGCTCGGCCTGACCGTGCTGCAACTCCTGCTCGTCCCCAACGCTGCCGTCGCCGGGACCGGGTACGTCACCGGCGTGGGCTTCCAGATCGGACAGGGCGACTACACCCCGTTCGGTTCGACCGTGGTCGACCTGCCCGCGGTGCCGCTGTTCGCCGCGGCCCCCGAGGGGGTGGCCGCGTCCGTGGCCGGTCTGGTCTGGCTCGTCGTCCCGGTCGCCGTGGCCGTGCTCGTCGGCTGGTGGGTGGCCCAGCGGACCCGCCTGGTGGCCGACCGTTTCCTGGCCGTGGGCACCGCGGCGGTGGTGGCCGGTGTCGCCCTCTGCGTCCTGGCCCTGGTCGCCCGCGGCGGCGTGCAGGGCGGTCCGATCGCAGCCACCGGAGCACCGGCCGCACTCCTGGGCGGGGTGGTCGTCGCCGGTGTCGCCGTCGTGGGCGGGCTGACCGTCCTCGCCCAGTTCGCCACCGCGCTCCGCGCGCCCCGGCCGGCGGCGCCGGTCACCTCGACGCCGCGGCGGCGTGCGGCCGCGGCCCCTGCCACCGCCGCCGGCGCTGCCTCGTCCGGTGACGGGGGTGACGGCCGCCCGACGGACGGCAACACGCCGACCGCCGTCGCCGGGGAGGATGCCTCCTCGGATCAGGCTGCGTCGGTGGCGGACGAGGACACCGCGGAACCCGAGAGCCCCGAGAGCCCCGAGAGCACCGAGGGCACGGACCGCACCGACGGCACCGGCCCGGCCGCCGACGGCACCGCCACCGAGGCCGCGCAGGACGCCTCGGACAGCCCGGCCCGATCGGGCGACAGGGAGGCCGGTGACACTGACGAGCCCGACGCCGACCCGGCGGTCGCCGAGGCCGAGGCCGAGGACACCGACCCCGCCCGGGCCGCGGACGCCGACGCCGATCCTGCCGACGCCGATGCTGTCGACGTTGCGCCCTCACCCGGCGACCAGGCGGACGGCGCTCCGCGGGACGGCCGGTCCCACAGCTGA
- the sucD gene encoding succinate--CoA ligase subunit alpha: protein MAIFLNENSRVIVQGMTGSEGSKHTRRMLASGTTIVGGVNARKAGTSVDFDGSSQPVFGTVAEAMSETGADVSVLFVPPAFAKDAVLEAIDAGIELAVVITEGIPVHDSAVFWAHAVATGNKTRIIGPNCPGVISPGKSNAGIIPANITGPGRVGLVSKSGTLTYQMMYELRDLGFSSAVGIGGDPIIGTTHIDALEAFQADDETEAIVMIGEIGGDAEERAAAYIQANVTKPVVGYVAGFTAPEGKTMGHAGAIVSGSAGTAQAKQDALEAAGVQVGKTPSETARLLRSVLS from the coding sequence ATGGCGATCTTCCTGAACGAGAACTCGCGCGTCATCGTGCAGGGCATGACCGGCTCGGAGGGCAGCAAGCACACCCGTCGCATGCTCGCCTCCGGCACCACCATCGTCGGTGGGGTCAACGCCCGTAAGGCCGGCACGTCCGTCGATTTCGACGGCTCCAGCCAGCCCGTCTTCGGCACCGTCGCCGAGGCGATGAGCGAGACCGGCGCCGACGTCTCGGTGCTGTTCGTGCCGCCGGCGTTCGCCAAGGACGCGGTGCTGGAGGCCATCGACGCCGGCATCGAGCTGGCCGTCGTGATCACCGAGGGCATCCCGGTGCACGACTCCGCCGTCTTCTGGGCCCACGCGGTCGCCACCGGCAACAAGACCCGGATCATCGGGCCGAACTGCCCCGGCGTCATCTCGCCCGGCAAGTCCAACGCCGGCATCATCCCGGCGAACATCACCGGTCCGGGCCGGGTCGGCCTGGTCTCCAAGTCCGGCACGTTGACCTACCAGATGATGTACGAGCTGCGGGATCTCGGCTTCTCCTCGGCCGTGGGCATCGGCGGTGACCCGATCATCGGGACCACCCACATCGACGCGCTCGAGGCCTTCCAGGCCGACGACGAGACCGAGGCGATCGTCATGATCGGCGAGATCGGCGGCGACGCCGAGGAGCGCGCGGCGGCCTACATCCAGGCCAACGTGACCAAGCCGGTCGTCGGGTACGTCGCCGGGTTCACCGCGCCCGAGGGCAAGACCATGGGCCACGCCGGCGCCATCGTCTCCGGCTCGGCCGGCACCGCCCAGGCCAAGCAGGACGCCCTCGAGGCGGCCGGCGTCCAGGTCGGGAAGACCCCGTCCGAGACGGCGCGACTGCTGCGCTCCGTGCTGTCCTGA
- the sucC gene encoding ADP-forming succinate--CoA ligase subunit beta has protein sequence MDLYEYQAKELFAAHGVPTTPGDTARTVEEAEAIATRLGTAVMVKSQVKTGGRGKAGGVKFAPDAAAAAAKAKDILGLDIKGHVTRTVLVSEAADIAEEYYVSFLLDRANRTFLAMASREGGMEIEELAVERPDALARIPVDALPGVDRAKAAEIADAGKFPAEVRDQVIEILVSLWETFVAEDATLVEVNPLVKTPTGTVLALDGKVSLDENADFRHPGHAAFADTEAENPLEAKAKAKGLNYVKLDGQVGIIGNGAGLVMSTLDVVAYAGENHGGVTPANFLDIGGGASAEVMANGLDIILSDDDVQSVFVNVFGGITACDAVANGIVAALGILGDAATKPLVVRLDGNNVEEGRRILTEAAHPLVTQADTMDEGAEKAAELAHSALSSQTPGA, from the coding sequence GTGGATCTGTACGAGTACCAGGCGAAGGAGCTCTTCGCCGCGCACGGAGTACCCACCACCCCCGGAGACACCGCCCGGACCGTCGAGGAGGCCGAGGCCATCGCGACCCGCCTGGGCACCGCGGTCATGGTGAAGTCCCAGGTCAAGACAGGTGGGCGTGGCAAGGCCGGCGGCGTGAAGTTCGCCCCCGACGCCGCCGCCGCCGCGGCCAAGGCCAAGGACATCCTCGGACTGGACATCAAGGGCCACGTGACCCGCACGGTCCTGGTCTCCGAGGCTGCCGACATCGCGGAGGAGTACTACGTCTCCTTCCTGCTGGACCGGGCCAACCGCACGTTCCTGGCCATGGCCAGCCGTGAGGGCGGCATGGAGATCGAGGAGCTGGCCGTCGAGCGCCCCGACGCGCTCGCGCGCATCCCCGTGGACGCGCTCCCCGGTGTCGACCGGGCCAAGGCCGCCGAGATCGCCGACGCCGGGAAGTTCCCCGCCGAGGTCCGCGACCAGGTCATCGAGATCCTGGTGTCCCTGTGGGAGACCTTCGTCGCCGAGGACGCCACTCTGGTCGAGGTGAACCCGCTGGTGAAGACCCCGACCGGCACCGTGCTGGCGCTGGACGGCAAGGTCTCCCTGGACGAGAACGCCGACTTCCGCCACCCCGGTCACGCCGCGTTCGCCGACACCGAGGCGGAGAACCCCCTCGAGGCCAAGGCGAAGGCCAAGGGTCTGAACTACGTCAAGCTCGACGGCCAGGTCGGGATCATCGGCAACGGCGCGGGCCTGGTCATGTCCACCCTGGACGTGGTCGCGTATGCCGGCGAGAACCACGGCGGGGTCACCCCGGCCAACTTCCTGGACATCGGCGGCGGCGCCAGCGCCGAGGTCATGGCCAACGGCCTGGACATCATCCTGTCCGACGACGACGTGCAGTCCGTCTTCGTCAACGTCTTCGGCGGCATCACCGCGTGCGACGCGGTGGCCAACGGCATCGTCGCGGCGCTGGGCATCCTGGGCGACGCGGCCACCAAGCCGCTGGTCGTCCGGCTCGACGGCAACAACGTCGAGGAGGGCCGGCGCATCCTCACCGAGGCCGCCCACCCGCTGGTCACCCAGGCCGACACCATGGACGAAGGGGCCGAGAAAGCTGCAGAGCTGGCCCACTCCGCCCTTTCCTCGCAGACCCCGGGAGCCTGA
- a CDS encoding DNA-formamidopyrimidine glycosylase family protein, with product MPEGDSVFLVARKLRAALDGRLLTHADLRVPAHATADLSGRTVLEHDTVGKHLLTRLSGGITLHTHLRMDGSWNVVGAGKWLPRRLMPDVRVVLLTDGPTAFGVLLPVVDLVHTAEEHTVVGHLGPDPLRVDWNPAEALRRFAQRPERPLAAALLDQRNMAGLGNLWANELCFLRGRSPWTPVGEVDMAPMVDLAARALQRSATVPGAYQVTTGNTRRGESHWVSGRSGRPCLRCGTVVRVEAETPGDPERRRTWWCPHCQPGPAPQGSAAPGPPARDLSAGRTEGSGRATRVPRGRYGPRR from the coding sequence ATGCCCGAAGGTGACAGCGTCTTCCTGGTCGCCCGCAAACTGCGTGCCGCCCTGGACGGGCGCCTGCTCACCCACGCCGATCTCCGCGTACCCGCACACGCCACCGCGGATCTGTCCGGGCGGACCGTGCTCGAGCACGACACCGTCGGCAAGCACCTGCTCACCCGGCTGTCCGGCGGCATCACCCTGCACACCCATCTGCGGATGGACGGGTCGTGGAACGTGGTCGGCGCCGGGAAGTGGCTGCCGCGCCGCCTGATGCCCGACGTCCGGGTGGTGCTGCTGACCGACGGGCCCACCGCGTTCGGCGTGCTCCTGCCCGTGGTGGATTTGGTGCACACCGCCGAGGAACACACCGTCGTCGGGCATCTCGGTCCGGACCCGTTGCGGGTCGACTGGAACCCGGCCGAGGCGCTCCGCCGGTTCGCGCAGCGCCCGGAGCGGCCGCTGGCCGCGGCCCTGCTCGACCAGCGGAACATGGCCGGCCTGGGCAACCTGTGGGCCAACGAGCTCTGCTTCCTGCGCGGACGCAGCCCCTGGACGCCGGTCGGCGAGGTGGACATGGCGCCGATGGTCGACCTGGCCGCCCGCGCCCTGCAGCGATCGGCCACCGTGCCCGGTGCCTACCAGGTGACCACCGGCAACACCCGACGCGGGGAGAGCCACTGGGTGTCCGGCCGCTCGGGGCGCCCCTGCCTCCGTTGCGGCACCGTGGTGCGGGTGGAGGCCGAGACGCCCGGCGATCCGGAGCGCCGCCGCACCTGGTGGTGCCCGCACTGCCAGCCCGGCCCCGCCCCCCAGGGCTCGGCCGCCCCCGGCCCGCCCGCCCGCGACCTGAGCGCGGGCCGCACCGAGGGATCCGGGCGAGCCACCCGCGTCCCCCGCGGCCGGTACGGCCCCCGCCGCTGA
- a CDS encoding tetratricopeptide repeat protein: MSDPSPSDLVPAAHEYMDAGESGSAPSAGAAPESGWESRVATFWATFDDADPDGALAAMQALVGQRPPGDPAALAEWAGVHDSLGLEAQAIPLYRQALAAGLTGPRRAQVVVQLASSLRNVGEPDAAIALLTSRPADPELGAAPDAFLALALFDAGRPAEAVRLALTALAPTLPRYGRAVRAYAEELTDEPGH, encoded by the coding sequence GTGTCCGATCCCTCGCCGTCCGATCTGGTTCCGGCCGCACACGAGTACATGGATGCGGGGGAGTCCGGCTCGGCTCCCTCGGCCGGGGCCGCTCCGGAGTCCGGCTGGGAGTCCCGGGTCGCGACGTTCTGGGCGACGTTCGACGATGCCGATCCCGACGGTGCACTGGCGGCGATGCAGGCCCTCGTGGGGCAGCGGCCGCCCGGTGATCCGGCCGCGCTGGCGGAATGGGCCGGTGTGCACGACTCGCTGGGCCTGGAGGCGCAGGCGATCCCGCTGTACCGGCAGGCGCTGGCCGCCGGGCTGACCGGTCCCCGGCGGGCACAGGTCGTCGTCCAGCTGGCGAGTTCGCTGCGCAACGTCGGCGAGCCCGACGCCGCGATCGCCCTGCTGACCAGCCGCCCCGCCGATCCCGAGCTGGGTGCCGCCCCCGACGCGTTCCTGGCCCTGGCCCTGTTCGACGCGGGGCGGCCCGCGGAGGCGGTGCGGCTGGCGTTGACCGCGTTGGCGCCGACCCTGCCCCGTTACGGTCGGGCGGTGCGCGCCTACGCGGAGGAGCTGACCGATGAGCCCGGCCACTGA
- a CDS encoding UvrD-helicase domain-containing protein — translation MSSLFDLPATTPAPSTPTPAGSASRRTSPGAASTPGAASGSTGPAPAQQRGEELLADLNPPQRAAVQHRGSPLLVVAGAGSGKTRVLTRRIAYLLAVGGASPGEILAITFTNKAAAEMKERVATAVGTRRAFAMWVSTFHSMCVRILRAESRHLDVKSGFTIYDSADSQRLIQMVAQDLEVDLRRFTPRLLATAVSTLKNELIDAPTAAEQAESDMDTVVAKVYAGYQSRLRQATAFDFDDLIMQTVLLLQRFPAVAEHYRRRFRHVLVDEYQDTNHAQYALVQELVGVTPADAPAPGAATSGTLPPGELVVVGDADQSIYAFRGATIRNIVEFERDYPDATTILLEQNYRSTQTILSAANAVISRNSDRRAKSLWTAEGAGTQIVGYVGDNEHDEARFVQREIDELVDGGDIRYGDVAVFYRTNAASRALEDIFVRTGMPYRIVGGVRFYERKEVRDALAYLRAVANPDDEVSLRRILNTPRRGIGDRAEATVSVFAERERISFGAALARAQDVPGLVSRSAKAIAAFAEMLAGVRAELAAGAEPADVLVSLLEGSGYRAELAASEDPQDASRLENLEQLVTVLRENTENVLAGDAFARELADTATATGEGSEAETIAAGGAPEPVDDALAGAAAAAATGPALLAAVLEQVSLVADADSIPDSADGVVTLMTLHTAKGLEFPVVFLTGMEDGIFPHLRSLGDETQLAEERRLAYVGITRARQRLYLSRAVLRSAWGQPGANPASRFLDDVPPDLIDWRRLPEPGRTAGYSGFGGGGSESWERRSAPVVASRFGSGSPSRAGRGGAPGASAPVLELAAGNRVSHDKYGLGTVLEVSGTGRMATATIDFGAAGKVRLMLIGGVPMIKL, via the coding sequence ATGAGCAGCCTTTTCGACCTTCCCGCCACCACCCCGGCCCCGTCCACGCCGACCCCGGCGGGGTCGGCGTCCCGGCGTACCTCCCCCGGGGCCGCGTCCACGCCCGGGGCTGCCAGTGGGTCGACCGGCCCCGCGCCCGCCCAGCAGCGGGGCGAGGAGCTGCTCGCCGATCTCAACCCGCCGCAGCGCGCCGCGGTGCAGCACCGCGGCTCCCCGCTGCTGGTGGTGGCGGGCGCCGGGTCGGGCAAGACCCGGGTGCTGACCCGTCGGATCGCCTACCTGCTGGCCGTCGGTGGGGCGTCACCGGGCGAGATCCTGGCCATCACGTTCACCAACAAGGCCGCCGCGGAGATGAAGGAACGGGTGGCCACCGCCGTCGGGACGCGCCGCGCCTTCGCCATGTGGGTGTCGACCTTCCACTCCATGTGCGTGCGGATCCTGCGGGCCGAGTCCCGCCACCTGGACGTCAAGTCCGGCTTCACCATCTACGACTCCGCCGACTCGCAACGGCTGATCCAGATGGTCGCCCAGGATCTCGAGGTCGATCTCCGTCGGTTCACCCCGCGGCTGCTGGCCACTGCGGTGTCCACCCTGAAGAACGAACTGATCGACGCACCCACCGCCGCCGAGCAGGCCGAGTCCGACATGGACACCGTGGTGGCCAAGGTCTACGCCGGGTACCAGTCGCGGCTGCGGCAGGCCACGGCGTTCGACTTCGACGACCTGATCATGCAGACGGTGCTGCTGCTGCAACGCTTCCCGGCCGTGGCCGAGCACTACCGGCGGCGGTTCCGCCACGTGCTGGTCGACGAGTACCAGGACACCAACCACGCGCAGTACGCCCTGGTGCAGGAACTGGTGGGGGTCACCCCGGCGGATGCTCCTGCGCCGGGAGCGGCCACGTCCGGCACCCTGCCTCCGGGCGAGCTGGTGGTCGTGGGCGACGCCGACCAGTCCATCTACGCCTTCCGCGGCGCCACCATCCGCAACATCGTGGAGTTCGAACGGGACTACCCGGACGCGACCACGATCCTGCTCGAGCAGAACTACCGGTCGACCCAGACGATCCTGTCCGCGGCCAACGCCGTCATCTCCCGCAACAGCGACCGCCGGGCCAAGAGTCTGTGGACGGCCGAGGGTGCGGGCACGCAGATCGTCGGGTACGTCGGGGACAACGAGCACGACGAGGCCCGGTTCGTGCAGCGGGAGATCGACGAGCTGGTCGACGGCGGGGACATCCGGTACGGCGACGTCGCCGTGTTCTACCGGACCAACGCCGCGTCCCGCGCGCTGGAGGACATCTTCGTCCGCACCGGTATGCCGTACCGGATCGTCGGCGGCGTCCGGTTCTACGAGCGCAAGGAGGTCCGCGACGCGCTGGCCTATCTGCGTGCCGTGGCCAACCCCGATGACGAGGTCAGCCTGCGCCGCATCCTGAACACCCCCCGCCGGGGCATCGGCGACCGCGCCGAGGCGACCGTGTCGGTGTTCGCCGAACGGGAACGGATCAGCTTCGGCGCCGCCCTGGCCCGGGCGCAGGACGTACCGGGACTGGTGTCCCGGTCGGCCAAGGCCATCGCCGCGTTCGCCGAGATGCTGGCCGGGGTGCGGGCCGAGCTGGCCGCCGGGGCCGAACCGGCCGACGTGCTGGTCTCCCTGCTGGAGGGCAGCGGGTACCGCGCCGAGCTGGCCGCCTCCGAGGACCCGCAGGACGCCTCCCGCCTGGAGAACCTCGAGCAGCTGGTCACCGTGCTGCGGGAGAACACCGAGAACGTGCTCGCCGGTGACGCCTTCGCCCGCGAACTGGCCGACACGGCCACCGCCACCGGGGAGGGCTCCGAGGCCGAGACGATCGCCGCGGGCGGCGCCCCGGAGCCCGTCGACGATGCGCTGGCCGGGGCCGCGGCCGCCGCCGCGACGGGTCCGGCCCTGTTGGCCGCCGTCCTGGAGCAGGTGTCCCTGGTGGCCGACGCGGACTCCATCCCCGACTCCGCCGACGGTGTCGTCACCCTGATGACGCTGCACACCGCCAAGGGCCTGGAGTTCCCGGTCGTCTTCCTCACCGGCATGGAGGACGGGATCTTCCCGCACCTGCGCTCGCTCGGTGACGAGACCCAGCTCGCCGAGGAACGACGCCTGGCCTACGTCGGCATCACCCGGGCGCGGCAGCGGCTGTACCTGTCCCGCGCGGTGCTCCGGTCGGCCTGGGGACAGCCCGGCGCCAACCCGGCGTCCCGGTTCCTGGACGACGTGCCGCCGGACCTGATCGACTGGCGTCGACTGCCCGAGCCGGGCCGCACCGCGGGCTACTCCGGCTTCGGTGGCGGCGGGAGCGAGAGCTGGGAGCGCCGGTCCGCCCCGGTCGTGGCGTCCCGGTTCGGCTCCGGGTCCCCGTCGCGCGCCGGCCGGGGTGGCGCCCCCGGGGCGTCCGCGCCCGTGCTGGAGCTCGCCGCCGGCAACCGGGTCTCCCACGACAAGTACGGCCTGGGCACGGTTCTCGAGGTGTCCGGGACGGGCCGCATGGCCACCGCCACCATCGACTTCGGCGCGGCCGGCAAGGTCCGACTGATGCTCATCGGTGGCGTGCCGATGATCAAGCTCTGA
- a CDS encoding chorismate mutase, whose amino-acid sequence MTSTVPTAASAPTDAAPTRPADSELELPEVAVPDDQAGIDALRVEIDAIDAELVRLIQQRTACSHAIGAARKKLGGTRIVYSREMQVLQRFRVLGSAGTDLGMMLLAMGRGRLGRR is encoded by the coding sequence ATGACCAGCACCGTCCCCACCGCAGCCTCCGCACCGACCGACGCGGCACCGACGCGCCCGGCCGATTCCGAGCTCGAGCTGCCCGAGGTCGCCGTCCCCGACGACCAGGCCGGCATCGACGCGTTGCGCGTCGAGATCGACGCCATCGACGCCGAGCTGGTGCGGCTCATCCAGCAGCGCACCGCCTGCTCGCACGCCATCGGCGCCGCCCGCAAGAAGCTGGGCGGGACGCGCATCGTGTACAGCCGCGAGATGCAGGTGCTGCAGCGTTTCCGCGTCCTGGGGTCCGCCGGCACCGATCTCGGCATGATGCTGCTGGCCATGGGCCGCGGCCGCCTCGGCCGCCGCTGA
- a CDS encoding response regulator produces the protein MAGPVRVFLVDDHAMFRTGVRTELAELADDRLVVVGEAGSVGEAVARLAVDPPDVVLLDVHMPDGGGRAVLEHLHERLPALVFLALSVSDAAEDVIAVIRAGARGYVTKTISGRELADAIVRVAGGDAVFSPRLAGFVLDAFSDRHGPAAVADPELDLLSPREREVLKLLARGYAYKEIAAQLFISVKTVETHVSSVLRKTQMSNRYELSRWATDRRLV, from the coding sequence GTGGCCGGCCCCGTGCGGGTGTTCCTGGTCGACGACCACGCGATGTTCCGCACGGGGGTGCGCACCGAGCTGGCCGAGCTGGCCGACGACCGCCTGGTCGTGGTGGGGGAGGCCGGGTCGGTGGGGGAGGCCGTCGCCCGGCTGGCCGTCGACCCGCCCGATGTCGTCCTGCTCGACGTGCACATGCCCGACGGCGGCGGCCGCGCCGTGCTCGAGCACCTGCACGAGCGGCTGCCGGCCCTGGTGTTCCTGGCCCTGTCGGTGTCCGACGCGGCCGAGGACGTCATCGCGGTCATCCGGGCCGGCGCCCGCGGCTACGTCACGAAGACCATCTCCGGCCGGGAACTGGCCGACGCGATCGTCCGGGTCGCCGGCGGGGACGCGGTGTTCTCGCCCCGGTTGGCCGGGTTCGTGCTGGACGCGTTCTCCGACCGGCACGGGCCGGCCGCGGTGGCCGACCCGGAGCTGGACCTGCTCTCCCCGCGGGAACGCGAGGTGCTCAAGCTGCTGGCCCGGGGGTACGCCTACAAGGAGATCGCCGCGCAGCTCTTCATCTCGGTCAAGACGGTGGAGACCCACGTGTCCAGCGTCCTGCGCAAGACGCAGATGTCCAACCGCTACGAGCTGTCCCGCTGGGCCACCGACCGGCGCCTGGTCTGA